The nucleotide sequence TCGAGTGGGGGCGTTCCCTGACCGGGTTCGCCGACGAGCATGCCGTGGAAGCGGTCAGGGGCGGCCAGTACATCCTGCAGCGCATCCACCCGAGCCTGCGCGACACCAGCGCCCGCACCGGCCGCGATCCGCAGGACGAAACGCTGATCGTGGCGTTCTATCGCGAACTTGCGCTGCTGTTCTGGCTCGACGATTGCAACGACCTTGGCCTGATCGCGCCGGAGCAGCTCGCTGCGGTGGAGCAGGCGCTCGGGCAGGGCGTGCCGTGCGCGCTCCCCGGATTCGAGGGCTGCGCTGTGCTGCGCGCTTCGCTGGCTGCGCTCGCCTACGATCGTCGCGACTATGCTCAGCTTCTCGACGATACCCGGTGCTACTGCGCGGCGCTGCGCGCCGGACACGCGCAGGCGGCAGGGGCGGAACGCTGGTCCTACGCCGAGTACCTGCACAACGGCATCGATTCGATCGCCTACGCGAACGTGTTCTGTTGCCTGTCGTTGCTGTGGGGCCTGGACATGGCGACCTTGCGCGCGAGTCCGGCGTTTCGCCAGGTCCTGCGGCTCATCTCCGCGATAGGGCGCCTTCAGAACGATCTGCATGGACGCGACAAGGACAGGTCGGCCGGCGAAGCCGACAACGCGGCGATCCTGCTGCTGCAGCGCTATCCGGCTATGCCTGTGGAGGAGTTCCTCAACGACGAGCTGGCCGGCCATACGCGCATGCTGCACCGGGTGATGGCGGAAGAACGCTTTCCCGCGCCGTGGGGACCGTTGGTCGACGCCATGGCGGCCATCCGCGCGCAGTACTACCGGACCTCGACCAGCCGCTACCGCAGCGACGCTGCGGGGGAAGGCCAGCGGCCGGCCTAAACGCGCGGGAGGCGGCGGCGTGCGCGCGCTGCCGTCGGTCCGATCCGACGCAACGCCGTCGCCCGGTGCGCCAGCAGATGTTCCGCATGTTTGACCATCACGCCCAGCGCCCGAACCGCTGGAGGATGACGCGCCGTTTGTTCTACGTCGGCAAGTGGTTCAGATTGGTGAAGCCGAACACGACTCCATGTTCGATATCCTGCCGCCACTCTCGATCCGCGGTTCGATGTTTGCGATGCGCGAGTTCCTGACCGGCTCGGTGAAGAGCGTATTCTTTGCGCTCCGGCTCGACGGCCGGATCCGTCGTTTCCACGGCCACTGCGATCTTTCTGACAGCGACGCGACGCGGTCCAAACGCGAAACACTGCCGCCATTGACTGCGGAGGAGGACAGCGCTCCAGGCATATGCGGCAAAGCACGGCCGGCGGTGGAAGAGCACCCTGAACCGCGTCTGGATGAGACGGCCTGCCATATGATGATGGTGGCCTGTTGCGTTGCCTTCGCAATTCCCATGGTCCATCCTGGCTCCAGTCCCATCGCTTGCCGAAGCGGCCCAGCGAACAATCGGACTCGA is from Rhizobium gallicum bv. gallicum R602sp and encodes:
- a CDS encoding terpene synthase family protein; protein product: MIQTEHALQQVLEWGRSLTGFADEHAVEAVRGGQYILQRIHPSLRDTSARTGRDPQDETLIVAFYRELALLFWLDDCNDLGLIAPEQLAAVEQALGQGVPCALPGFEGCAVLRASLAALAYDRRDYAQLLDDTRCYCAALRAGHAQAAGAERWSYAEYLHNGIDSIAYANVFCCLSLLWGLDMATLRASPAFRQVLRLISAIGRLQNDLHGRDKDRSAGEADNAAILLLQRYPAMPVEEFLNDELAGHTRMLHRVMAEERFPAPWGPLVDAMAAIRAQYYRTSTSRYRSDAAGEGQRPA
- a CDS encoding DUF1419 domain-containing protein; its protein translation is MEDDAPFVLRRQVVQIGEAEHDSMFDILPPLSIRGSMFAMREFLTGSVKSVFFALRLDGRIRRFHGHCDLSDSDATRSKRETLPPLTAEEDSAPGICGKARPAVEEHPEPRLDETACHMMMVACCVAFAIPMVHPGSSPIACRSGPANNRTRAPDRRIRSLIWWTALPCPEPAPRSLLPYCLHDGYA